The genomic segment ATCAGTTCCTCGGCCACACGCCGGGCACTGTCGACGTCGCGGGCAACGTAGAGCATTTCCTTGAGTTTCGACTCGTAGACGGTCTTGCGCGCTTCCCTGGCCGGAATACTGCTGCCTTTTTCGCCGCGTATGACCGCGTTGGCATAGTCTTCGGCCAGCAGCATATATTGCCGCGTGGTGGCGGCATCGCCCCGGGCTGCTGGCACCATGGCCAACCCGCGATAGAACGAAGACAGTGAAACGAGATCAACCGGTGCATCACTTGAAGCAATCTGCCTGGCTGCCATCTCGCCTGTTCCGATGAACCATTGGTTCAGCTCATCATCGATGGCATTGCCCTTGAGTTTCCAGACGATCGCTTGCGAGCAGACATCCAGCACCCTGGCTGGTGACAGCCGATGGGCCTGCATCAGCGCCTTGAGCGCAGTGAAGTCGTCCTGATGCGACGCCGTGATCTCAAGACGGTTATGAATGGCAAAGCGGGTCAGATGATAAGTCACCCGTTGATCGGGAAAGAGCGCGTCATAAGGAATTTTCGCCAGCACCTGGTTGGCGAAGCGGTACCTGCAACTGGCCGCCAGGCATTGAGCAAGGCTCAGTTTCTGCACCGGCGGAGCCCATTCCAGCATCTCTGCCAGCCACTTTACCTTGGCAACCGGGCCGTCCATTGCGTACGAGAAAAACTCGAGTTCGTCGACTCCGATGGCATGCCGCTGCGCCACTTCAACCAGCGTCGAAGGTTCAAGAAGTTGAGGCACCCGATAAGGCACTTCGTCAAAGTTCTGTTCTGCCAACCCCGCACAAACGGAACGGGACCAGTTTGTCTGATGCACGCCCGAATCGTCGTAAAAGAACATGGCGCGTGAAAAGGCGTCGTCCAGTTTTCTGTGCATATCACTTTCCCTAATGACATGTGGACACTTCGCTGTCTGATCAAATACGGCCGAAGCCAGGCTTCGGCCGTACCCCACAAGACACCGGTATCTTGTGTACAGCGGACAATCAGAGGATGAACAGCGCCGAAAGAATTCGGTTTTGAACGCTATTGAACTTAATCATTGTGAAACTCCTTCTTTAAGTGTGCATGGAACACCCATGCGATTTCGTTACTTCATTCATGATCGAACGTATTCCAGTTCGGCCCGAGCGAAAGTTACCGCTTATCAGAGGATGAACAGCGCCGAGAGCATCCGATTTTGCACGCTATGGTATTTGATCATTTCACTATCTCCATGTGATTAAACGTTGCTGCCAATTGCAGCGCTGTAAGATCTAGCCGCCATCCTTAAAAACGTCAAGGCAACTCATCCAAAACTTTGCCCGACCAGAAAACGAACTTTCTAGTTAGTTCCACTATGGATTTTTCATTGAGATCAACAGGTTACCTGATATCAACCACAAAACGGTGATTTTACATTTTTGCCCTCGCCGTCAAACAGAGACGAACTGTTCGCCTTGTAATTTCAATACCTTCACGCCAAAAGTGTATTGCCGAAACAAATTGCAACACTCCATGTTTATTTGACGCCCTCACAAACCTAAACTAATTTAAACACTCTTCCAGAGCGGTACATGAACTTGTCCGCCGACGGAAACTGCAATCGAATGGAATTCGACCGGCTGCTGCCCTCCCCGCCAGCCGCAACGATCAGGAGCGATCGACGATGAAATCCCTGAATCTGGGTATCCTTGCGCATGTCGATGCCGGCAAGACCAGCCTGACCGAACGGATACTTTTCGACGCTGGCGCCAGACTTCGCCTGGGCAGCGTGGACTCGGGCAACACCTACACCGACAGCCTGCTGCTGGAGCGTGAACGGGGCATCACGATCAGGTCGGCGGTGGCCTCGTTCGAGCTGAACTCGATACTGGTGAATCTGTTGGATACCCCCGGGCACCCGGACTTCATTGCCGAGGTGGAGCGCACGCTCGCCTTGTTGGACATCGCCATTATCGTGGTGTCGGCGGTCGAGGGTGTCCAGGCCCAGACCCGCGTACTGGTAGGCGCCCTGCAACGGCTGGCAATACCTCATATGTTCTTCATCAACAAGATTGATCGTAAAGGGGCTGACTTCCAGCACACCCTGCAAGCGCTCGGCAGACTTCTGAAAAGCCGGCCACTGGCCCTGGTCACCGTGCGCGATGCCGGCACGTGCCTGGCGGCGGTCGACACCTGTGATCCGGCATCCGCACAGGTGATGTCACAGTGGCTGGATGTGCTGTGCGAACACGACGAAGCATTGCTGCACGACTACGTCAGTCATCCCGAAGCGATTGACACGGCGCGCCTTGAACAGGGGTTGCGCGAGCAACTGGGCAAGGGCCTGGTCAACCCGGTGTTCGCCGGATCCGCTATCACCGGTGTCGGCGTTGCACAGATGATCGAGGCGATTACGCGGTTGTCCCCGATAAAGTCCCACGACGCCAGTGCCCCGGTGCTCGCCTCGGTGTTCAAGATCGACAGAGGCTGGGGTGGGCACAAGCGCTTTCATGTCTCGATGCTGGCCGGGACGTTGCACCTGCGGCAAACCATCGACACGCCGCTGGGCGCGTCCAGAATCACGGGTATTCATGTGTCCGCAAGCGGTGGCTTGCAGTCTGCCACCCACGCCAGCGCAGGTCAGATCGCCTGTATTACCGGGCTCGAAGGCGTTCGTATCGGCGACCGCATCGGCGTTCGCAGTGAGCGCCACCAGAGCGCTCAAACCTTTACGCCCCCGGCAATCGAAACCCATGTCGCCCCCGTTTTGCCAGCGCAGACCAAAGCACTCTGGGAAGCGTTAGGCGCACTCGCCGAACAGGATCCGTTGATCGACCTGCGAAGAAATGCCGCTGGGCTGGTTTTCGTCTCGCTTTACGGCGAGGTACAGAAAGAGATCATCCAGGCCACGCTGGCGGATGAGTACGACATCCAGGCCATCTTCGAGGAGAGCTCGGCCATCTGCGTCGAAACGTTGATCTCGACGGGCCAGGGGCTGGAGTCGCTCGAGGATGCGTCCAATCCGTTCCTGGCCAGCGTTGGTCTTCGTGTCAGTCCGGGCGCGCCGGGATCGGGGCAGACGTTCACCCGCCAGGCCCATGCCGGACTGATGCCGACGAGTTTCTACAAAGCCATCGAAGAGTCAGTCTTCGAGACCCTCAAAGAAGGCAAGCACGGGTGGGCAGTGCACGACTGCGAGGTCACGCTGACAACCGTCGACTACGAGTCCCCGTCAAGCACGGCCGCTGATTTTCGCCATCTCACCCCGCTGGTGCTCGCTGCGGCAATAGAAAGCGCCGGCACTCAGGTCTGTGAGCCACGCAGCGCGTTTCGAATTGAGGTGCCGGCAACAATGAGCAGCCCCGTCCATGCGTTGCTGGCCAAGGCTGGCGCCACGATCAGTGGCGCAACCCTGGGCGCAGAGACGGTCCGCATTGATGGCTCGATCGTCACCACCCGCATCTACACGTTGCAGCATGAAATACCGAACGTGACCAGTGGCCTCGGTTTCATGGAGAGCGAGCTCGCCACCTATGCGCCGGTCGTGGGAACCGCTCCTTGTCGGGAGCGGACCATGGCCAACCCTTACAACCGGCACGAGTACCTTCGC from the Pseudomonas sp. N3-W genome contains:
- a CDS encoding M48 family metallopeptidase, with translation MHRKLDDAFSRAMFFYDDSGVHQTNWSRSVCAGLAEQNFDEVPYRVPQLLEPSTLVEVAQRHAIGVDELEFFSYAMDGPVAKVKWLAEMLEWAPPVQKLSLAQCLAASCRYRFANQVLAKIPYDALFPDQRVTYHLTRFAIHNRLEITASHQDDFTALKALMQAHRLSPARVLDVCSQAIVWKLKGNAIDDELNQWFIGTGEMAARQIASSDAPVDLVSLSSFYRGLAMVPAARGDAATTRQYMLLAEDYANAVIRGEKGSSIPAREARKTVYESKLKEMLYVARDVDSARRVAEELIAYDPHWSISYHEAAEVEVTDRQWQRALQHFQQAYTIGFPRLTYSQYMIGACHQQLGNFDQALEAFKGTLLLDATNISAGVAGYGVARQHLPEALPFFKSYIDTWEAEGLLADEYRGLVQ
- a CDS encoding translation factor GTPase family protein, whose translation is MKSLNLGILAHVDAGKTSLTERILFDAGARLRLGSVDSGNTYTDSLLLERERGITIRSAVASFELNSILVNLLDTPGHPDFIAEVERTLALLDIAIIVVSAVEGVQAQTRVLVGALQRLAIPHMFFINKIDRKGADFQHTLQALGRLLKSRPLALVTVRDAGTCLAAVDTCDPASAQVMSQWLDVLCEHDEALLHDYVSHPEAIDTARLEQGLREQLGKGLVNPVFAGSAITGVGVAQMIEAITRLSPIKSHDASAPVLASVFKIDRGWGGHKRFHVSMLAGTLHLRQTIDTPLGASRITGIHVSASGGLQSATHASAGQIACITGLEGVRIGDRIGVRSERHQSAQTFTPPAIETHVAPVLPAQTKALWEALGALAEQDPLIDLRRNAAGLVFVSLYGEVQKEIIQATLADEYDIQAIFEESSAICVETLISTGQGLESLEDASNPFLASVGLRVSPGAPGSGQTFTRQAHAGLMPTSFYKAIEESVFETLKEGKHGWAVHDCEVTLTTVDYESPSSTAADFRHLTPLVLAAAIESAGTQVCEPRSAFRIEVPATMSSPVHALLAKAGATISGATLGAETVRIDGSIVTTRIYTLQHEIPNVTSGLGFMESELATYAPVVGTAPCRERTMANPYNRHEYLRQVRLGPRMGRPASSA